Within Salvia splendens isolate huo1 chromosome 21, SspV2, whole genome shotgun sequence, the genomic segment AAGATAATCATTAACGTAGATATACCAGTTCTTTTGTCTTCAATCTCAAAGGTAGACGGCATAGCCTGCAGATGTTACAGAAACCCAAATTTTAGTATATACCTTAACTATAATATAGTACATATCTTAACTATAATATAGAAACATAAGTCATTTCAGGAACCTCTTGATCAGCCTGAAGATCTTCATCGTCATCAGAGTATTCATCCAGTAAAACAGAATTTCTGTTTGCTGCATGTATTTGATCAAGTGAAGGACTGTGATGATGAGCAGATGACTGGAGTTTCTTACTTTTCTTTGAAGAGCTGGATACTGATGTCATATTAACCATAACAGGAATGCGAGGAGCCACAGGTCTGTCATCAGTTTGAGAGTAATATTCTCGCAACCCTACAACAGAAGCGAACCAAAATATCATAACTACAGAGAGCACACCAAATTTACAGAACAGAAAATCGAGATTAAAGATTAGGGTCAGGAAAAGAGATATTGCTCAACCGAACATAGAAGCACCAATTTGAACTTAATTTGGCTACATGAGCATTACAGAATTATTTGAGAAGCTGTGTAGAAATAAATCTGAAAGTGCAAAGGATAAAATCCTCTGCATCTCAAGAATCTAAATCATATAAAAAGAGATCTCACCAGCAACACTATTTAACATTTGAAGGAGACAATGCTGCTGAAATGATGATACATAACCCACTCCCCAGCCTTTTAGATCAATTTGCATAAGATGCTGGACCTGTGTCCTGGGCCTCCCATTACGGGGTTTCAGAGGTGAAATATTGTACCCTCCACCTGCAATTGGTTCAGGTGAATCTTTCAGCATGACGATAACATAAAATAAAGATTGTAGAAAGATTCAGTTACACTAGATAAGAATGATCGAAGAAACAATTGTGTATATAGTAATAAAGCTAATCTGAATTTACTTTCAATATGAGCTCGCACAAATCCAGGTTGAGGACCACAATTCTCATGCTCCCTAGAACGGAATAGCACAACTGCAAAGTAACATAGATTAAACCAGAGAGATTTGCACTAAAAAAGATTATAAGCACATAAAAGAGGTCAGACACTAAAACTTTTACCATAGCTCCCGTCATCATTCCGACGCCAATAGCGCACATAGCAGAGGTCACGAGGCCATACAAACCTGTAATGGATTACAATACTTTATAACGACTGTTGATGGTGCAGCATGCAGATGCATTTAAGTAATATACACACAAGTATTTTTTGGGATGGCATATGTGTTATTACACCTTTAAATAGGGAACAGACCATTGAACTATACAAACCACATAATGCCACCATGAAAAAGGCCGAAAAgacataattttgttttttgggATAAATTTGGCTCGTTGGCAAATAAAAGAGAAATTGAGAGATCAATCAATCCTACTAAGGAAACAACAAGGGCACAAAAGCAAGGTTTAATCTCCAATACTGATCTCAAAAACCTAAAGCGAAAGATTTTTTTTAGATCTAAAGCAATGATAATTGTTAAACCATTTGATATATGAATGTTAAAAGTAATGGGTAGTGAAACAtagaaacagaaaaaaaaatttaagaggtataaaaaaaatgaaaatggctGAGTATAGTATCATTAAGAAGGACAGTCAATTGCAGCAATGCTCAGGATACAGCGCTGAAGAAAATGTAAATACTAACACTTTTTAGAAGAAGATATGATAAGGGCACATTACAGTGGGAACCAGTCTAACTGAAGCCTGTGGTAAAGTATAGCTGTATGTCCATCTACTTCTTCCACTAAGCTACCATACTGGAAACTGCAATCCCACCTACATGCATAATACACTTCCGTTAAAGCCAAAGATCAAAGATTATTATTTCTGACCTACACATACTGAAAATGTAAATTGTCAATTGAGAGATGATGCATTACTCCAAATTGAGACAAACATTATTTGTATTTCAGCATAAAGAATATGACCAACTCTACATACTTCCCATAGTTTTTAGAAAATGCAACCTAAAAAGGATACACAAATTGACTTAACCCAATAAAAAGTTATGAACAAGTCATGAATTTTCACTATTGCAACCTCCTTGAAGATCATACATGATAGTACTTAGGCAAAAATCAACAATCCTTGACTAACCTGTAAATTTTCCTTCTATTAAGCATTTCATATCACAGACCGCTTCCAACAAGCAACATAAGCACAAACTTAAAAGTTCTCAAAACTGAATTTTAAAGTGACCTACTCGCATCGTGTCGTATCCATGCCCATTATTAGTTCAAATATTTCTTCACAGGTTGCTTCCACCACCCCAACAGCTTTCATTGCTCTACTGCAGCTCTTTGGCTACATAAATAAACTTTGTAAGGAAcaaaaacttttaaaaaaatccaTGTCGAGCCCATACAAAACAACTTCAAAAATATGTTGGGCAGTACAACACAAAGAAAACATTCTTACAAGAATATCCACTTCATCAAGCTCCTCAAAAATCCGAAGACCTAAAAGTTCACATGAAAAGAAAATACAGTATTAGAAGTTAGAAACTTTCCCATATATAAAATAACTAATCAAGATAATATTATTCCACAAATTATCCCACGACTAACTACTAAAAGGTTTGTAGGAGTCAACAACCCATTTATCAAATTCAACTTAAGTTAAGATATAAACACACCGTTTTGGCACTGGAGAAGGCGCCAATGCTTTCTAGAAAATGCTTGgttgtttgaattttgattaaCCAAATCCGAATCAAATTCCTTTGTCCAGTCGTAAACAGACTCCGGGGGGCCTGCTTCGTGAAAAACCATTTGTTAAGTTTCAGTAATATTACAATAATTCTATGGAATCAAGTGGACATGTTAAAGAAGGAAGACCATTTCCTATCGTTGTTCTACGTAACAAACTTCGATGAGAATCATCTTCATCTTCTGCAGCACTATAcctagaaaaataaattatcaaaCAAATTTAGAAGGGGAAAAAGCATCAGAACAGTATAGAAATAAGTCAATAACTGCAGCAAAAGCCCTCCAATATTCATTGTATACGAAATAAATATATGCCAGGATCAGAAACCATCCATCACCTGCCGAATAACCCTCATGCTTAGCAAAAACCAAAGAAGATTTTACAAAATATAGAAAAGCAATTATTGAATGTGGAGTATAGTAGAAATACATTCATCTTTTGCAGATAATACTACTAAAGCCTCATTCAGATAATACTTACTGACTATCATGCTCTGATGATGAAGCATTCCTCCCATTATCTACTCCCGATTTATATTCGAAAGAAATGTATTTGTTACCATTAGTAGCTTGAGATTCTTGATGCTGCATGTCGAGAACAATATGTCAGCTTTTTCGGCAACTAAAACACACAGTGATGTATGGTGTCTTTTAAGAAAAGTCACTTCAACAGTTATACAATAGCAAATTATGGAAGAGTCAACAAGATAGGAGAAACCTGATCAATAACagattcaattttttctttCCAAATGAGTGCCTCCTGAATGTTGAAAGCTGCCATCTGGAGCCAGGATTATCAATATAAAAGGGTGGATTCAAAGAGAAGGAAGATGACAAAGTTAATTGCTGGAAATAGCACCACGTTTACCTAAATTCACAATTTCATACGACCTAAGCATCGTAGTTATAACCACTTAGAATTATTTCCAATTACAACATCCccaaattttatttacaaaacctGCATTGTTTCATTTGAAACAAGATGTCGTGTTAAGAGTACATGCTGGATATATTGTGTTGATAAAAAGCTGGGATGCTGTATGCGGAACCACGGGAAGCAAGTTCAAACAGAATTTAGACGGCTCAAAACAACACAACTATATTAATCTATGCATATCAATGTTGACTTCGTTCAGTTCTTGTGTTCTTAAACAACTTAGCAAATCTTCCCCTATGAGCATTGCTCGAAAGTCAATAAACCAGAAGCATCATGGTCATTCTTTAAAAACAAGCGTTTGCACAAGAAAATTATGTCATGACTATTCATCAATTAAGTCCTGTTAATTGAAATTCTTGTTGCTCAGAATGTCTCATATTCTTGtttaactaaaaatatattctgaAGGACTTATCAGGGTGTGTGAATAATAACTCCTCTCAAGTATATCCAAGCAAAGGCTTTTCACATGTATGGAAAACAATATTATGATAGGATCCCTAATGACTCACAGGAAACATAATAGCAATGTTGACGAAATATAACAACTGCAGATATCCCCATATGCAAAAGTAACGCACCGTAATTCGATTATATTTCTCTTTCTTGTTGTAAATAGACAGAACGTACACCATCTGCAAAACATTAGAGCATGTTATAAGTAGGCACCTGAAGAAAGTATTTCTGAACATACTGTGCACATGCGCCAAAAGGAAAAAACCCTTAAAAGGCCAAGATAGATGGAGAACGGGAACAAAGTAAGCATTCAACCATCAAGTAACGAAAAAGATCAGAAATCATAAACGTAGCTAGTAAATTATGCCTGATGCTGGTGGACTCAGCTTGACCTACTAACAATGGACTTCTATGGCATACTAGCTGAATATGCTGCATACTCTATTATTTTAAAAAGCCAATTCAGTAAATTATCTGCCACCCATTACCATTCCCACAATCGTATTTGTCATCCAAAACCAGCACAATGAAGTATAACTAAATTCACACTCTCAGAGCACAGTGGAAACAACAAGGGACATGATCTACCGAGGGCCAGGCCTTAGTACCAAAATAGAATACCCTGTCAAGAACATCTTGAGCCCTGATCTAATGATCAAATTAATTTACAAGTACACATTTTCTCCATTGAAGTACCAAAAACCAATGCATCTTCATCTTATAGAGGGAATTCCTCCCACAACAATATTTCAGCATGTAAGGACTCAAGTTTTCTGTCGTAAGAACAACAAACTGAACCACAATGTTCTTAATTCTCACAATAACTGAAACAAGGATATGTTGAACAAAATCATCCAAGAACAACTCTATTTTTAGGACATCTCCTTAGAGAGTGaaatagtaattaatttttcCATTGTGAAACCAAATCATGAGATCATACAAGGTAATAATCTAATATTCAGCAAGGATATAAAGAAGATAAAAAATTGGAGATTTAAGCTCACATGTCCATTATGAGTCTTCAGTCCTCGGTCCTCCACCCTACAGTTGCCATCTATAAGAAGCGTCTTGGTAGGCACCTTAGCGCATAAGAAGGACAAGCAATACAAAAATAAGTTCACTATTGATTGTAATCAATAGAAATGGCAAATAGTTTCCCtctaaaatagagaaaattggTTAGCTCCAATCTGTATCAACTAGGCAGTAGGATTTCCTTTAGAATTTGAACTGCAGCTATCTTAAATGAATTATTAACATATGCTCCTTGTTGGTGGAGGAAGAGGAAAACCATATCACTATGAATATTAGATACGAGAGGCAAATACTTGTTAGAAAATAAATTTACCACATTGTCTTGGGGTTTCTTCTTGTAATACGCCAACAACCTAGACTCTAGCACAAAATATCGCATGTGAATAAACGATCTTCCAATCTTCCGACGCCCATATCTCACCATCCATCCTTCATAAACAACCTTCGGGTTTGACATCTCTGGAAGTTGCAAAATTTTCAGCAAACTTCCCCCAGACCCGGTGTGCCTTCTTAATCTCCGAACAAAATCTTTGTATACTCTTCACAGTTCCAGCAGCAAATACAAACAATTCTGGAAGCTCAGAGCTACTCTTCACTTCTCGAAAGCTAATCAAGCCTATGCTGCTCCAAAAGGATCAGTTACCGTTGATAAAATGGAAAGGTCCCCGATCTTGGAAAACCGAATAAATTTTGATTCAGACGAAGAAGAAAACACTAATCGCCATCTCACGAAATCAACTTCTTAAGTCTAGAACAGTTATACCTGAAAACTAAATTACCACATCTAAACACAAAATTGACCGCAATTCCTGTCAAAAACCGCACCAACTGATCACCGATCGCCTCCAACACCAGCGATCTGCTTCTGCTAAGTCCAAAAAACACCAACAGCTCACAATTAGAGCTAGGAATATGCCAAACCAGGCAGGCAGCTACCGCGTGCAGGTGTAAGACTCTCCACGCCCATACATACATTCAAGCACGTCATTTACGAGAAAAATACCAACacatacaaaaataaataaataaataaaaaataaaaccagAGAGAAAAATTGGACCAATACATTAGTGGCGCCCGTGCCAAAATCTTCACAATTCAGCAATTAACACAGGCAAATCCGCAATTAAGTGGTGGCGTGAATAAACGAGTGCGTGTATttatgtgtgtgagagagaaacACACGTATACATCGTAAATCCAGAGAGGAGAAAAATTAGGGGAGTTAATTTTACAGCTAGTGATCTGAATATTTTTCAGACGCGGTAGAAAAACGCCGGCAAGTTCAGGGGAGTTTGAAAAGCAGAGGAAAAAACAAGGAATTTAGGAAAAAAGAATATACTACTCCGCCATTTTTTgggggttttttctttttttgacttTCATTTCAACCTGCAGTGCAGTGGGATTAccaaattaaatttgtttttaaattcGGAAGTTGAATTGAAAGTGGACTGTGAGTTGAGAATGgagttttcttttctttatgcGAAGGGATTATTTTTTGTCTTATGAATGAGCTACAAAATGAAGATACTGTGATTAACATTCCTACTCTTAATTAATATTGGAATGACACATTTTTAATCAAAGTTACATAAATATTTAgttagtaaaaataaattaagaagttGGATTATATGTCGGTTCACAGACAAGATCAAATCATCAAATGTAAAAATTGAAGGATGTGATTATGCCATTTTACATGTTAATTCATCCACAGTTCGTTCCTTTAACGagtcttatttattttatctttctctatttctttatttcatgatttatttattcttATTCAATTTAAAGATGAAATTCGTTACAATCCTAAAATTACATTTGTTTGACTACCAAAAATTAGATAGCAGAAATCCTAGAAAATGTTTCtgtaatacccgaaaatttgtggaattttattcttttaattaaggatgaaatttttctatgtttttgtgtttaaaatatggtgtggaaaatattttgtgtttatttgattgttgtggatgtgggATTTTCTACCtagacaaattaaaatttggttttattAATTCAGCTAtgttttaaaattctaattaatcgatttaaacctctctctccctccccatTTTCGAAATCCCTTCCCCATCACCCCATGATGTTCTCAACTTCCTCCACCCTCACATAACCGATCCTTTTcttcccctttccttttcttttcccttttcggtcactctctcaatctctccctctctctctcgcaaaGTTGCTCTCTCTCACTGGTAAGTctccctccttctccctctcggtttttatCTTCTTCCTTTCACCCCCTCTTATCAccttcttggattcctcaaggtgataccctccttcgtcgtgaatcggagtcggaaaaggaagtaaagcttttgcgtttcgtttgaaccatccggggaaggtaacccctaacccttgtttaattcgaaaactcatgcatataggacgttttggttggtttagatgctgaatagggtttgtggctatgtgatatggttgagcatgtttttgatagtaactggcagtgggttccgacccctttttaactaagcaaacgatctccgttgggtacgaaattttgaactgtgtaaaggttaatgtgtcttttgtgtggtgtgtaaatttcagcctctttggatgtcgtatgaatttattatgatttttgcaagtaaactgcgcagtttcgcgagttgtatgtttttgggagatgttttcatgtgcaattggcgtgattctgagtgatatgtttttgtgatgaatgtgggtgtgtttggccaagagatggctcggaggaatcagtgtttggttcgagagttttcgtgtgtgttggccgagagtgttgggttcagcctagggcagatttgtggagagtctggaagggatgatcccaggtgtctgggtgtgttttgggatgtagaatgcgtggtgtgtttgtcgtatagggtttgagaatcgggggtcagaggaaaaggggtgtaaactaggtgccgagcagacggccgaggtggtcggccgaggtgccgagcatgcggccgagatggtcggccgaggtgccgagcagacggccgagacggtcggtcgaggtgccgagccggacggccgaggtggtcggccgaggtgccgagcatgcggccgagacggtcagccgaggtaccgagcaggcggccgagacggtcggccgaggtgccgagccggacggccgagatggtcggccgaggtgccgagctgtgccgagacaggtgccgagctgtgccgagacaggtgccgagctgtgccgagacaagtgccgagctgtgccgagacaggtgccgagctgtgccgagtcaggtgccgagctgtgccgagacaggcggccgaggtgccgagccaggcggccgagacggtcggccgaggtgccgagccaggcggccgaggtgccgagccaggcggccgagacggtcggccgaggtgccgagccaggcggccgagacaccgagccatgtcgagacgccgatcctttttccgagtttttccgaaccttttccgagccaagtgagccgtttgcacagtaagggtatgccaggacttggagtgctgtgttcgtgtgtcgtgtgcgcg encodes:
- the LOC121784731 gene encoding protein ENHANCED DISEASE RESISTANCE 2-like, whose protein sequence is MSNPKVVYEGWMVRYGRRKIGRSFIHMRYFVLESRLLAYYKKKPQDNVVPTKTLLIDGNCRVEDRGLKTHNGHMVYVLSIYNKKEKYNRITMAAFNIQEALIWKEKIESVIDQHQESQATNGNKYISFEYKSGVDNGRNASSSEHDSQYSAAEDEDDSHRSLLRRTTIGNGPPESVYDWTKEFDSDLVNQNSNNQAFSRKHWRLLQCQNGLRIFEELDEVDILPKSCSRAMKAVGVVEATCEEIFELIMGMDTTRCEWDCSFQYGSLVEEVDGHTAILYHRLQLDWFPLFVWPRDLCYVRYWRRNDDGSYVVLFRSREHENCGPQPGFVRAHIESGGYNISPLKPRNGRPRTQVQHLMQIDLKGWGVGYVSSFQQHCLLQMLNSVAGLREYYSQTDDRPVAPRIPVMVNMTSVSSSSKKSKKLQSSAHHHSPSLDQIHAANRNSVLLDEYSDDDEDLQADQEAMPSTFEIEDKRTGYEEESTDQIDLSIFSGNLRRDDHDKARNCWTLSNGNNFRVRSKRFCYDKSKIPAGKHLMDLVAVDWFKDKKRMDHVARRPGCAAQVASDKGLFSIVFNLQVPGSTHYSMVFYFVTKELVPGSLLQRFVDGDDEFRNSRLKLIPSVPKGSWIVRQSVGSTPCLLGKAVDCNYIRGPKYLEVDIDIGSSTVANGVLGLVVGVITTLVVDMAFLIQANSTNELPERLIGAVRVSHIELSSAIVPVLETDPSDSLKSENMDT